CTGCTTGCGCGATTTGGCCATCGATCAAGACGATCAGGCGGTCGGTCATATATTTCACTTCCATTAAATCATGGCTGACAAATAAGGTGGTCGTCTTTGTCTCGCGCAAGACCTGTTTCAAATCTTCCATCAAGGCTGCCTTGGTTGGGAAATCAAGGGCAGAGAACGGTTCATCCAAAAATAAAATGTCAGGCTGTAAGACCAGCGCCCGGGCCAGGCTCACTCTCTGGGATTCACCCCCTGACAGGGTATGGGCGTGCTGTTTGGCCAGATGCCCGATGTCAAAACGGTTCAGCCACTCTTCGACCCGCCTTTGTTGCTCTCGTTTATTGACTTTGCGGAACTTTAATCCCAGAGCTACGTTTTGATAAACCGTCATATCCAATAGCAAAGATTGTTGGAATACGGTGGCCATCTTGTGACGAAGCGTTAATGGTACGGCATGGGGGTTGATCTTTCGTCCACGGTAAGTGATCGAACCGGAAGCAAGGGGATCTAATAAGGCCATTACCTTCAGCAGCGTGCTTTTTCCAGCCCCGTTTGGACCGATGATGCCAAGGATTTCCCCTTCTTTCAAGCTTAAATGTTCAACGTGCAAGATGGTTTTGGCCTGCTTCTTCTCCTGCACTGTATAATGAATATCCTTCATTTCATAAATAATCATGCCGATCGCTTCCTTTGTTGCATCAGCGTTAACGCCAATGTGATGAGAAAAGCTAAGGTCATCAGGATAAAGGACAGGGCGATGGCGATATCAAAGTTTCCTTTGGACACTTCCATCACCATCGCCGTGGTTAAAATGCGTGTTTCTCCTTTAATATTGCCGCCAACCATCATGGAAGCGCCCACTTCGGCCAGCACCCGGCCCAGCCCGGCCATAACCGCTGCCATAATGGCCAGGCGTGTTTCTCTCAGGAGTACGAGGAAACTTTGCCATTTCGAGGCGCCCAACGCTTTGATCTGCAGGCGCAAACGGGGGTCAATCTGTTGAAAAGCAGCGGTGGTTAAACCGATGATAATGGGCAGCGACACAAGCACTTGTGCCATAATGATGGCTGTTGGTGTGTAGAGCAGAGCGTAGTGGCCCAAGGGACCCGAACGCCACAGGAGCAGCGTGATCCACAGCCCGGCCACAACCGGAGGCAGCCCCATTCCCAGATTAATGAGCGTGACAACCAGTTTGCGGCCCGGAAAGGTGACCAAGCCCAAAATGACCCCCAGCGGAAGGCCCAACATCACGCTGATGAGTGTTGCAGTCAACGAAACACGCAGTGTCAGCCAGGTGATTCGGAATACTTCCGGATCACCGCTGATGAGCATTTCAATGGCTCTCTTTAATCCTTCCCAGACAAGCTCCATACGTGCCTCCTCTCAGCAGCATATGACATTTGCGCCTTTCAATTCATGACTGAATCATTTATCTCATCGACCAGGTTATTTCATTCTGCATAAGGGAAGAATAACGGTTCGCCGTATGTGTCTACGCCAAAAGAGGCGATGATGTGCTGGACCTCTTCCGAAACCATAAACGAAACAAATGCTTCGGCTGCCTCACTGTTAATCATCTCCGATTTTTCCGGGTTAACCTGCATGACATGGTAAATGTTGAGCAACGATTCATCTCCTTCAACCATGACTTCCATGTTGTCCAACAGGTGCTTAAAGGCAAGGTAGGTGCCCCGGTCTGTTAAGGTATATCCTTCCCGTTCGGCAGCCACATTCAAAGTATCCCCCATTCCTTGGCCGGTTTCCACATACCACTCCTGGTCCTGCGGGTCAATACCGCTGCTTTCCCAAATGCTCAGTTCTTTTTTATGGGTGCCGG
The sequence above is a segment of the Caldalkalibacillus uzonensis genome. Coding sequences within it:
- a CDS encoding ABC transporter ATP-binding protein, which gives rise to MIIYEMKDIHYTVQEKKQAKTILHVEHLSLKEGEILGIIGPNGAGKSTLLKVMALLDPLASGSITYRGRKINPHAVPLTLRHKMATVFQQSLLLDMTVYQNVALGLKFRKVNKREQQRRVEEWLNRFDIGHLAKQHAHTLSGGESQRVSLARALVLQPDILFLDEPFSALDFPTKAALMEDLKQVLRETKTTTLFVSHDLMEVKYMTDRLIVLIDGQIAQAGTPDTVIQYPNERTQAFLNQWRAFASQGFAL
- a CDS encoding ABC transporter permease; the protein is MELVWEGLKRAIEMLISGDPEVFRITWLTLRVSLTATLISVMLGLPLGVILGLVTFPGRKLVVTLINLGMGLPPVVAGLWITLLLWRSGPLGHYALLYTPTAIIMAQVLVSLPIIIGLTTAAFQQIDPRLRLQIKALGASKWQSFLVLLRETRLAIMAAVMAGLGRVLAEVGASMMVGGNIKGETRILTTAMVMEVSKGNFDIAIALSFILMTLAFLITLALTLMQQRKRSA